Genomic window (Vigna unguiculata cultivar IT97K-499-35 chromosome 10, ASM411807v1, whole genome shotgun sequence):
ttcttcttctttttttctatatttctgGATCACCCTATTATTAGGGGTATATATTTCCAAAAGTATAATGGtggttgaaaataaaaatacaaatttaagtcttaaaagtaaaaatgaaaaattaaactttttttttaataatagagACTTAGAATAGAactctattattttaaaaattaaattttaggctttaatacttttttcgtcctcattttcgtagtgtttgttgcggacggtcctcattttgacaaaatgtttaaaatggtcctcattttttaccaaatgtttaaaatggttctcattttcacaattcatattttatttggtcattttctgtgacgccgtttaaatcagtaacgaaGCACTGTATAAGTGACATTGTTTGTATTACGTTGCAttggggtgtgttacgtgtactgtacatgtgtggtaatttagaaaccatgcagaacatcacaacaattcAATCACAAACAAATcccaaaatagaattacgaaaatcctaacccacgagcaaacacaacccaaaAAACCTTAAATCTACTTATCTGGTTGATGATGGTtaactggaaaattgaaatgaagagcacGATTGCAATCCAACTCAAgctctaattgcaaaatttccgccaaattgaaaagttaacaTTAATCAGCCATCTGTACAGTACATGTAACACAACCCAATGCaacgtaatacaaacagtgCCACACAtcacagaaaatgaccaaataaaaaaagaattgcgaaaatgatgaccattttaaacattcggtcaacatgaggaccattttaaacattatgtcaaaatgaAGATCATCTGCaataaacactacgaaaataaagacgaaaaatatatttaagccaATTTTATGAGTATTATATCTTTAAaagattcatattttatatatatatatatatatatatatatatatatatatatattgggaAATGAGAAGTTCTGTTTATGTAGTTAGTTAATAAAAGTTCTCAGAATATTTTATTCTCTGGAGTTGAAAGTCTCTTAGAAAATGTACATGTGAttgattaatgaaaatattttaattttgtgttcaatatataatataagtcACTTTTGTGATCCATTATGCAATGCAAGAAATTTAACTGAAGCGTGAAAAAGGTGTTAagaacttttttatttgaaaaatacaaGTATAACTCtaatctttataaaaataaaaataaaaaaaaagacaccACCAGCTTTTCCCAGTTCCTTTGATTCTGTATTTACTCTTTTTAGGTTTAATATATTATCATcttaccaaatttattattcaagATTGTTTCAGCCtataataaagttttataataaagttttcaaaataatgTACATTTTAGCactaaaattttgtatttatcatTGTCATATTTAccattagttattatatttgcCATATTTAccattagttattatatttgtcatatttatgattagttattatatatcttcTCCTTCTTATTCTTATATTCACTGcgatgtttatttttattctcacaTAATATAcgttttaacttattaaaatacttttagtttattaaataatatattaattttttatttcttattttcataattcattTCGTACagaaatatttctttaattttttattaattatataacttttctcaaaaaatagatttatttgtGTGCACTGCCGAATGCATGAATTACTAGTTCATAAATAAcacaagaaataaataaaataaaataaattaatatgtcTTACTTTCTTGAACTTTTACAAAAGTTTAGAATTTTCTtcgtataaaatatttaaaatttttatttatattaaattcaaaatacatcaaaatttacaaaataacacAAAACTATCATCTAACCTGGAAATAAATACAAACTCATACTTTCAGTATCGTGATTGGTTACAAAGGGAGTCCTACAAAGAGGACACGTTTTCTGACTGCTATTGATCCAACGGTCCACACAGGTGCGATGAAAAACATGGTTACAGTTCTGCATGCGCCGAATCTCCTCCTCCTCGGAGAACTGTGACAGACAGAACACGCAGATGCACGCGTTTTCTCCTGACTCTCCGAACAGGACCACAGGCAGGAGCTCCTTGATCACATGCGCCGATACTTCATGAGTTGTGGTGACCGCAGCAGCAGAGGTGGTGACGGAGGTGACGGTGGAAGTGGTGGCAGACGTAATTGCAGAGTGCTGATTTCGGAGGAAGTGGGAGAAGCCGAAgagattgaagaagaagaatacaAG
Coding sequences:
- the LOC114167546 gene encoding E3 ubiquitin-protein ligase RHA1B-like — translated: MGFPACCAQLYFPKPFISLSDILGLLRNLVFFFFNLFGFSHFLRNQHSAITSATTSTVTSVTTSAAAVTTTHEVSAHVIKELLPVVLFGESGENACICVFCLSQFSEEEEIRRMQNCNHVFHRTCVDRWINSSQKTCPLCRTPFVTNHDTESMSLYLFPG